In one Bactrocera tryoni isolate S06 chromosome 5, CSIRO_BtryS06_freeze2, whole genome shotgun sequence genomic region, the following are encoded:
- the LOC120777036 gene encoding putative mediator of RNA polymerase II transcription subunit 12, with product MCNYSRSTCFQRVNIKSKCSLVNCNHNRIGNLAARFAKTAPQQTHTNTHALIDARTDSPTHFTPNKQRRGNNNKKQRKNENTVSNLSTHIWNSSQRFLTLTLVACATLGAVSADVSHLAKHYIPPRMMMPPVVGGSAAQMSPSNGMRLTHRGEHTVTTIEKQELRELPTQTEYLRPGQMPYGIGGNMENHHGPSDMRAAEHSVEKPLAMMMPRELLPPPPPPPPAPTATEPIKQEQMATVAPSKQYLAPVMSEMNEGQMRQHNGDMPSKQYLAPAMMEVQQQRQISATNMPSRQYLAPMVKDQKQEQTEQQPQQQQPQPQQHQQAQQQQQPTPAAPSRQYLTPMLMQVRDQMHEMPAMNAPSRQYLAPAPAMPAIKEQHLQQQSAPAPQYLPPQQPMHEMPVNQYSAPHSSDSHAMTMQPLMEQQKQMAPQATQSPATHYLPPAMQMQRELAAPPMPVAPPMQPSREYLSPFGEAENVAEAAQEVAEMFDDQSAQQPMPPPAAEGEEEPANYYLPPQSVDAQPINYQHYSAPSQSEPLAPVDFVRQHQQLMTQYNGVPDAPVSFAQFQSINSAEPTLQTVAEPTPAHYLADDGYHYRNGGNSNVLSNGNDDARRLRVRH from the exons atgtGTAACTACTCAAGGTCTACTTGTTTCCAACGCGTGAATATAAAAAGCAAGTGCTCGTTAGTGAATTGCAATCACAATCGAATCGGCAATTTAGCAGCGCGCTTCGCCAAAACAGCACCGCAACAaacgcacacaaacacgcacGCACTCATAGACGCACGCACAGACTCACCGACGCACTTTACACCAAACAAGCAGCGCAGAGGCAATAATAACAAGAAACAGCGCAAGAATG AAAATACCGTTTCTAATTTATCAACGCACATTTGGAATTCCTCACAGCGTTTTCTCACTTTGACGCTTGTCGCATGTGCGACTTTAGGCGCTGTCAGCGCAGATGTCTCACACTTGGCCAAACACTACATACCACCAAGAATGATGATGCCACCTGTTGTGGGCGGCAGCGCAGCGCAAATGAGCCCAAGTAACGGTATGCGCTTAACTCACCGCGGGGAGCACACTGTCACCACGATTGAGAAGCAGGAATTGCGCGAGTTGCCGACACAAACGGAATATCTGCGACCGGGACAGATGCCTTATGGCATCGGTGGCAACATGGAAAACCACCATGGACCAAGTGACATGCGCGCAGCTGAACATAGTGTCGAGAAACCGCTGGCGATGATGATGCCAAGAGAATtgttgccaccaccaccaccaccaccaccggcACCAACAGCAACCGAACCAATCAAACAAGAACAGATGGCAACTGTTGCACCTAGTAAACAGTATTTGGCGCCTGTGATGAGCGAAATGAACGAAGGACAGATGAGGCA ACATAATGGTGATATGCCATCAAAGCAGTACTTGGCACCAGCAATGATGGAAGTGCAACAACAAAGGCAAATAAGTGCAACAAATATGCCCAGCAGACAGTATTTGGCGCCAATGGTGAAAGATCAAAAGCAAGAGCAGACAgagcaacaaccacaacagcaacagccaCAACCCCAGCAACACCAACAAgctcagcaacagcaacaaccaacaCCAGCAGCACCATCGCGCCAATATCTAACACCAATGCTGATGCAAGTGCGAGACCAAATGCATGAAATGCCAGCAATGAATGCACCAAGCAGACAATACTTGGCGCCAGCACCAGCAATGCCAGCCATTAaagaacaacatttacaacaGCAATCAGCGCCAGCACCACAGTACTTGCCACCACAACAACCGATGCACGAAATGCCCGTCAATCAATATTCAGCGCCACATTCAAGCGACAGCCACGCCATGACAATGCAGCCGCTGATGGAGCAACAAAAACAGATGGCACCACAAGCAACACAATCACCAGCCACCCACTACTTGCCACCCGCAATGCAAATGCAACGCGAGTTAGCCGCACCACCAATGCCGGTGGCGCCACCAATGCAGCCATCGCGTGAATATCTCAGTCCCTTCGGCGAAGCTGAAAACGTTGCCGAAGCTGCGCAAGAAGTCGCCGAAATGTTCGATGACCAGTCGGCACAACAACCGATGCCACCACCGGCAGCCGAGGGGGAGGAGGAACCCGCAAACTACTATCTTCCGCCACAGTCCGTGGACGCGCAGCCAATCAACTATCAGCATTACAGCGCGCCATCACAGTCGGAACCCTTGGCACCTGTTGATTTTGTGCGTCAACATCAACAGTTGATGACGCAATACAATGGTGTACCCGACGCGCCAGTATCTTTCGCTCAGTTTCAATCGATAAACAGCGCCGAACCCACTCTACAAACGGTGGCTGAGCCTACACCTGCACATTACTTAGCCGATGATGGTTATCATTATCGCAATGGCGGCAACAGTAATGTACTCAGCAACGGTAATGACGATGCACGCCGCTTGCGTGTGAGACACTGA